The Haloplanus sp. CK5-1 genome segment TACGTTCAGAACATCGATAATGTCGGAGAAGCGGTCTACGTGGACGACGAAGAAGAGACAGTGAAGATGGTACAGATTCGTCCGCGGAAAAGCAAGCATGGTGGTGGTGAAGCATGACACAGCCAGCGAAATCAATTGCTGTTGAACAGGTCGTAGATGAGGATGATGTAGGTCGCGTCAACGACTTCTTTAATCTGCGACCGATCAAGCGGGATCTACACCAGTTCACGTATCGGGATACTCTCGATCGGGCATTCTGTCGAGATGATCGACGACTCTTCTACATTGAGAAGGACGCTACTATCATGGCTGCTCTGATGGTCTGGTGTGAATCACGGGTGCTGGATGACGATGAAGCGCAAATCCGACTAGTGGCGGTTAAACCAGAACACCGTGGGCAGGGATTTGGCCGGGCTCTCTGTGAACGGGCTGAACAGTTCGCGTTTGAGTTCGGGGAGCAGAAGATGAGTGCTGATGTTATGGCGGAGTCGCAGGCTGTCGAGTTCTGGCAGTCACTTGGATATACGATTGAAGAGGAATGGACGACCGATAATGGCCGTTCAATGTATCGGGTTTCTAAGCCTATCTGAGTTTTTCGTGCGTTCGAACACTCGATCATAGGCCATCTATTTCTCCGATATAGAGTATTTGGCACCTGCGTGGTAGGGTAACTGCTCATAGTCAATTGAATGACTTCTATAAGGCGACTACTTCGAGACGATCATAGAGAGATACGACGAGTTGGCTGAATCGGCTTCCTAATCAGGAACGGCTTCGGTCAACTGTCTTGACACCGACGAGTCGTCCGGACCAGTAGACCGCCTCAACGACCACCTCGTCCGCATCGTCAGTAGGTAATCCAATGGTCGTACTTCCACAGTCCGAACACCACACGCGGCGAATGAGCCAGCCGTCGGCGTCGTAGTAGGTCGCGTAGACGACCGCCTTGTCACCCGTCCGAACCCGTCGGTTGCATCGGTCACAGATGTGGCCTGTCTCTACGCCGTTCAGAGCCGCCGCCGGAGACGGTCGGGTCATTGACCCACCTCAAGCGACGAATAGGCGACGTTACACTCGTCACACGCCCATCCGCGTTGGCCGGTTACACAGTCCAACAACGCTCCGTATTCGAGACGCGAGCCGCAACGGAGACACGTCGGCGTATCCGTCATTCGTCTTCACCCGTTGCGTGCGGGTTCGGTTCCTCGAAGCCGTCCCTGTAGCACGGCCAACAGCACAGCCCGAGGCCGTCGTTCCAATTGCCACAGTCGCAATCCTCGGGACGGTCGTCGTCGCGGTCGTCAGCACCGAACTCTTCGAGAGTCACGCCACCGTCGGTCGCGGCCACCTTCGGTGTCTCTTCGACGTGTTCCCCAAGTTGGGCGTCTACCTCGTCGGCGTCGACCCACGCGGGAGCAACGCGCTCGCCAGTAGCGAAGGCGACACGCCGGATGTGCTTACAGCGAGTCCCCCGGTATCGGTGGTCGGCACAGGTACATCGACTCTTACGGGAATCGACGGCGTACTCTCCGTTCTGGTTCTGACCGACGACGGTGTAAATGTCTCCGCCCTTGGGGAGAACGGCCATATACTCCGTTAGGGCGCGTACATCGCGCTGTTCGAGGTCGATACAACCAGCCGTTGCGGAAGATTCACCTTCCGCTGTCTCGAATTGACTCATGCCTTCTTGGCTCCGTTGAGAAGGCCTCGTCCGGTGTTGTCGCACCGGGCGTTTTCTGTGAATCACGCCCTAAGAGACGAGTCCTTCTCTATCTATACCTTGGACGGCACGGATATTAAGTCTGTCGCCTTAGACGGAATAGTTAACTGATTACGTATAGTAGAAGGCTGTATGAGCGAAGATACGAAACCGGGGCCGACACCACGAATAAGCGACGACGAGATACTGGCCGTCTTTCGGGATACAGACGACCCCGTACTGTCTACAGCCGAAGTGACTGAACAGATACCGCTCAAACGACGAGCAACCTACAATCGGCTCCGGTCGCTGGCCGACGAGGGTCGATTAGAAAGCAAGCAAATTGGGGGTCGTAACACGGTATGGTGGATAGCCTAATCAGAGAAACTGGGGCCACGGTCGTTTTTTGAAGAGTAGTAAGATTAGTACGACCTGACGCCGACCAGAGCCGCGAGACGCCTGTCAGCGAGATCTATGCTAACATTCTATAGAATTATCACGCCACAGGAAGCCGCTGAACGGCTTTGAGAGTGAATTAGACACGACAACCAAGACCACTCGCTCGGGTGGCGGCTCCGCTCACGCCGCCAGCAGGCGGGTATATGACTTTACTGATGATCATTCGAAACCCGAAACAGAGAGTAGACGACCCAAATCTTTCGTTCATTGCGGAATAGGAAACGAAGAACCGACCGGCGTTACCCTTCTTCGTCGGGTTCGAGTTCCTCGATTTCCTCACGGTGTTCGTTGGCCTCCTTGCCTTCCGTCTCGGCCAGCCTGTACTTGTCGTAGATGGGGGTAGAGAACAAATCTCCGTACAGACCAGATTCCACATAGAATCACTGTTCACCCCCTCACTTTCCAAGCGAACTGATAAAGTGAATCAGCCACTTAGAGAAGGTATTGTGAGCGATTCGAGTGGCCCCCTCTCTCCGGATAGACCGAATGCGGATCGCGCCTTTCGAGTTGACGCCCCCTTCGACCCGGCGGGCGACCAGCCCGAGGCCATCGAGGAACTGGTGAATGGGTATAATTCTGGTATGGAGAAACAGACCCTACTTGGCGTCACCGGGTCGGGCAAGACGAACACGGTGTCGTGGGTGGTCGAAGAACTCCAACAACCGACCTTAGTGATTGCGCATAATAAGACGCTGGCCGCGCAACTCTACGAAGAGTTCGGGAATCTTTTCCCGGATAATGCAGTAGAATATTTAGTATCCTACTACGACTACTACCAGCCCGAGGCCTACGTCGAACAGACGGACACGTTCATCGACAAGGACGCCTCGATCAACGACGAGATCGACCGCCTGCGCCACTCGGCCACCCGGTCGCTGTTGACCCGGGACGACGTGATCGTCGTCGCCTCGGTGTCGGCCATCTACGGGCTGGGCGACCCCGCGAACTACGTCGACATGTCGCTGCGCCTCGAAGCGGGGCAAGCGATCGACCGCGACGAACTGCTCGCCCGCCTAGTCGACCTCAACTACGACCGCAACGACGTCGACTTCACGCAGGGGACGTTCCGGGTGCGGGGCGACACCGTCGAGGTGTTCCCCATGTACGGCCGCTACGCCGTCCGGGTCGAGTTCTGGGGCGACGAGATCGACCGCCTGACGAAACTCGACCCGCTCGAGGGCGAGGTCGTGAGCCGGGAGCCCGCGGTCCTGATCCACCCGGCGGAACACTATTCGATCCCGGAGGAGCGCCTCGACCGCGCGATCGGGGAGATCGAGGACCTGATGGAGGATCGGGTCTCGTACTTCGAGCGACAGGGCGACCTCGTCGCGGCCCAGCGGATCGAGGAACGAACCACGTTCGACTTGGAGATGCTGCGCGAGACGGGCTACTGCTCGGGCATCGAGAACTACTCCGTCCACCTCTCGGACCGCGACTCGGGCGAAGCGCCCTACACCCTGCTCGACTACTTCCCCGACGACTTCCTCACGGTGATCGACGAATCCCACCAGACCCTCCCGCAGATCAAGGGCCAGTACGAGGGCGACAAGTCGCGCAAGGACTCGCTGGTCGAGAACGGCTTTCGCCTCTCCACGGCCTACGACAACCGCCCGCTCACGTTCGAGGAGTTCGAGGCGAAGACGAGTCGGACGCTGTACGTCTCCGCGACGCCCGGCGACTACGAACGGGGCCACTCCGAGCAGGTGGTCGAACAGATCGTCCGCCCGACCTACCTCGTCGACCCCGCGATCGAGGTGGCCGACGCGACGGGGCAGGTCGAGGACCTCATGGACCGCATCGACGGCCGCATCCAGCGGGACGAGCGCGTCCTCGTCACCACCCTCACCAAGCGTATGGCCGAGGACCTCACCGAGTACCTCTCGGAGGCGGGGGTGGCGGTGGAGTACATGCACGACGAGACGGACACGCTGGAACGGCACGAACTCATCAGGGGGCTCCGCCTCGGCGAGTTCGACGTCCTCGTCGGGATCAACCTCCTCCGCGAGGGGCTGGACATCCCCGAGGTGTCGCTGGTCGCCATCCTCGACGCCGACCAGGAGGGCTTTCTCCGCTCGGAGACAACGCTCGTCCAGACGATGGGGCGGGCGGCCAGAAACGTCAACGGCGAGGTGGTGCTATACGCCGACGAGACGACCGACGCCATGCGGTCGGCCATCGAGGAGACGCGTCGCCGCCGCCGGATTCAACGGGAGTTCAACGAGGAACACGGCCACGAACCGACGACCATCGAGAAGGACGTTGGCGAGACCAACCTGCCGGGGAGCGAGACTGACACCGAAAGCGTCACCGGGGACACACCGGAGAGTGACGACGAAGCCCGCGCCCGGATCGAGGCACTCGAAGAGCGCATGGAGGCCGCCGCCGACAACCTGGAGTTCGAACTCGCGGCCGACATCCGCGATCGGATCCGCGAACTCCGCCAGGAGTTCGACTTCGACGACGACGGGATCGCCCCCGAAGTCGACTCCGACTTCTAGCCGACGGCCCGGAACCGTTTTGTCGACGGGGCCACACCTCGACGCCATGCTCGGGCGGGTGCTGGCGTGGCTCGGATCGGACGACCACGCCGAGGACGAGGTCGACGTCGACTGGGTCGATCCCGGAACGGAGTACGGGGGCGACGGTCCCGTGCGGCGGTACGTCTGTGCCGAGTGTGGGGCGACGACGGAGGGCGTCGGCCCCGACGAACAGGTGGCGTGTCCCGACTGCGAGACGGTGTTCAAGGGAGTACTCGTCCCCGACCACGCCGTCTGTCCACGGTGTGAGTCGCGCATCGACGACGCCGCCTTCTATCCGGAGACCCGCCGGGACACCGAGTTCGCGGCGTGCGGGGCGTGTGACTATCGGTGGGAGAGCGACCCGCGCTAGTCCTCGCCCTCGATCAGCGTGGTCCCGTCGTCGTCGGCGTGGTGGAGCGCCACGTCGTGGCGGGTGTGGCGGGCGTGCGTCCGCGCCCAGCGCCGGGCCGCGTCCGCGGACAGGCGTTCGACGCCGTCCGGGCAGTTGTGACAGACCGCCCGCCAGGTCGACACGCCGTCGGGGTAGTGGCCCGTGTGACGCTCGTGGTCGAGTGCGAACTGCTCGACTGCGCGGTTGCCCGCGTGCAGGTCGTCGAGTTCGTACGAGAGGTCCCACTCCCGGCCACACCGCTCGCAGCTCACGGTCGGCGCGTCGCCGGGTGGGTCGTCGCCGGTCGCGCCGTCGTCGGCGTTTGACACGGTCCCACTTAGGGCCCGGACGCCCTTGAACGTGGTCCGGTCGCTCCCCCCCGTTCGGCGACAGTTCCGTCCCACTCGTTCATCAGTTCACGACTCCCGACTGCGGTTACACCGCCACTAGTGAAAACGTTCGAGAGTGGGGGCCGACGGGTGACTGCCTTCTACCCACGCCACACGTCGTCCCCGCCACAGTTCCGGCACTCGAGGATTATCGAGACGGTGTCCTGCCCGACCGTGTAATCGTCGAACAGGATGTCGGCGTTGCTCCCGCAGTTACTACAGAGTATCCAGATGTCGTTCCCCCCCTCGCCCGAGAATTTCAGCTGGTCGTTCAGATTACACGATTTGCATTCGAACAAGAACCCCTCGGGGCCGGCTCCAAGCGAGACATCGTTACTGTTGCACCGGCTACATTCGCAGTATATCGTCGTCATCGCTCTGCCGTTACCGTAATCGTTTGATATTTTTTCCGGTCGTCCAACCCGTCACACACGGTCCGCTCGAACGTCTCCGTTCGGGGAGAAGCCGACTCCGTGGTCGGTTTGGCGCCGAACGGGGCGTTCAGAACAGGCCGGTGACGTTGCCGTCAGCGTCGACGTCCATCCCTTCGGCGGCGGGTTCGGCCGGCAGGCCGGGCATCGTGAGCACGTCGCCGGTGAGGACGACGACGAACCCGGCACCCGCGTCGGGGTAGCACTCGCGGACCGTGAGCGTCCAGTCGTCGGTCGGCGCGCCCTTCCGCGTCGGGTCGTCCGTGGTCGAGTGCTGGGTCTTCGACAGGCAGACGGGCATGTCGCCGTAGCCCTGTTCCTCCAACCGTTCGAGGTCGTCCTGGGCCTCCTCGGTGAAGTTGGCGTCCTCGGCACCGTACACCTCGGTCGCGACGGTCCGGATCTTGTCCTCGAGGCTCTCGTCGAGGTCGTACAGCGGCTGGAAGTCGCCCTCGTCGCTATCCGCGAGGTCTTTCGCCGTCTCGGCCAGTTCGGCGGCCCCGGCCCCGCCGTCGGAGAACGCCTCGCTCACGACGACCGGGTAGCCCTGCTCCTCACAGTGGTCGACGATCGCCCGAATCTCCTCGTCGGTGTCCGTCGGGAAGCGGTTGATGGCGACGACGAAGGGGACGCCGAACTGCTCGATGATGCCGGCGTGGTGGTCGAGGTTCGTCGTGCCGTCCCGGACCGCCTCGGGGTCGGGCCCTTTCAGGCGGTCGTAGTCGGTCGGCCACATCTCCAGACCGTGGTACTTCATCGACCGGACGGCGGTCGTCAGGACGGCCGCGTCGGGCGAGACGCCACGCCGGGAGACGATGTTGCCGAACTTCTCGAAACCCAGGTCGGCTGCGAAGCCGGCCTCCGTGACGAGGTAGTCGCCGAGTGCGAGGCCGAGTTTGTCGGCCACGAGCGAGTTCGTCCCGTGGGCGATGTTCGCGAAGGGGCCGCCGTGGACGAAGGCGGGCGAGCCCTCGATGGTCTGGACCAGATTGGGTCGGAGGGCGTCTTTCAACAGCATCGCCATCGCCCCCTCGATGCCGAGGTCCTCGACGGTGACCGGGTCGCCGTCCGTGTCGTAGGCGACGATCATCGTCGCCAGTCGCTCCTTGAGGTCGGCGAGCGAGTCGGCCAGACAGAGCACCGCCATCACCTCGGAGGCGGCCGTGATCTGGAAGCCGTCCTCGCGGGGCGGGCCGTTGGTCGACCCGCCGAGACCGACGACGACGTCGCGGAGCGCGCGGTCGTTCATGTCCAGCGCGCGCTTCCACGCGACTTCGTCGACGTCGACGTCGAGGTCGTTGCCGTAGTGGACCTTCGTGTCGAGCGTCGCCGACACGAGGTTGTGAGCCGTCGTCAGCGCGTGGAGGTCGCCCGTGAAGTGG includes the following:
- a CDS encoding GNAT family N-acetyltransferase, producing the protein MTQPAKSIAVEQVVDEDDVGRVNDFFNLRPIKRDLHQFTYRDTLDRAFCRDDRRLFYIEKDATIMAALMVWCESRVLDDDEAQIRLVAVKPEHRGQGFGRALCERAEQFAFEFGEQKMSADVMAESQAVEFWQSLGYTIEEEWTTDNGRSMYRVSKPI
- a CDS encoding SWIM zinc finger family protein; the encoded protein is MAVLPKGGDIYTVVGQNQNGEYAVDSRKSRCTCADHRYRGTRCKHIRRVAFATGERVAPAWVDADEVDAQLGEHVEETPKVAATDGGVTLEEFGADDRDDDRPEDCDCGNWNDGLGLCCWPCYRDGFEEPNPHATGEDE
- the uvrB gene encoding excinuclease ABC subunit UvrB, whose protein sequence is MSDSSGPLSPDRPNADRAFRVDAPFDPAGDQPEAIEELVNGYNSGMEKQTLLGVTGSGKTNTVSWVVEELQQPTLVIAHNKTLAAQLYEEFGNLFPDNAVEYLVSYYDYYQPEAYVEQTDTFIDKDASINDEIDRLRHSATRSLLTRDDVIVVASVSAIYGLGDPANYVDMSLRLEAGQAIDRDELLARLVDLNYDRNDVDFTQGTFRVRGDTVEVFPMYGRYAVRVEFWGDEIDRLTKLDPLEGEVVSREPAVLIHPAEHYSIPEERLDRAIGEIEDLMEDRVSYFERQGDLVAAQRIEERTTFDLEMLRETGYCSGIENYSVHLSDRDSGEAPYTLLDYFPDDFLTVIDESHQTLPQIKGQYEGDKSRKDSLVENGFRLSTAYDNRPLTFEEFEAKTSRTLYVSATPGDYERGHSEQVVEQIVRPTYLVDPAIEVADATGQVEDLMDRIDGRIQRDERVLVTTLTKRMAEDLTEYLSEAGVAVEYMHDETDTLERHELIRGLRLGEFDVLVGINLLREGLDIPEVSLVAILDADQEGFLRSETTLVQTMGRAARNVNGEVVLYADETTDAMRSAIEETRRRRRIQREFNEEHGHEPTTIEKDVGETNLPGSETDTESVTGDTPESDDEARARIEALEERMEAAADNLEFELAADIRDRIRELRQEFDFDDDGIAPEVDSDF
- a CDS encoding formate--tetrahydrofolate ligase; amino-acid sequence: MTSDETDADDVPTDMEIATATETRPIEDVAGDLGLAAEDLDPQGNGIAKIEQEAIQRTLTDADEGNLILVTGTTATPKGAGKTVTTVGLGQGLNHLGHRGVVAVREPSLGPVFGIKGGAAGGGHSQVLPMEDINLHFTGDLHALTTAHNLVSATLDTKVHYGNDLDVDVDEVAWKRALDMNDRALRDVVVGLGGSTNGPPREDGFQITAASEVMAVLCLADSLADLKERLATMIVAYDTDGDPVTVEDLGIEGAMAMLLKDALRPNLVQTIEGSPAFVHGGPFANIAHGTNSLVADKLGLALGDYLVTEAGFAADLGFEKFGNIVSRRGVSPDAAVLTTAVRSMKYHGLEMWPTDYDRLKGPDPEAVRDGTTNLDHHAGIIEQFGVPFVVAINRFPTDTDEEIRAIVDHCEEQGYPVVVSEAFSDGGAGAAELAETAKDLADSDEGDFQPLYDLDESLEDKIRTVATEVYGAEDANFTEEAQDDLERLEEQGYGDMPVCLSKTQHSTTDDPTRKGAPTDDWTLTVRECYPDAGAGFVVVLTGDVLTMPGLPAEPAAEGMDVDADGNVTGLF